A single Crateriforma conspicua DNA region contains:
- a CDS encoding sigma-54-dependent transcriptional regulator translates to MSKKTDASDAESDQPSIDPSNLRLLVVDNEAAHARAMTDSLEKVGYQCDVATSGPEAAKRIESDVYDIIVTDMVMNDVDGMQILSLARQKLPDCEVIMVTGHATVPVAVEAMQIGAFNFLEKPITPNRLRAIVAKAAEQVGLKRQNTELRQRLDERFGFEGIIYTSKKMQTVIDRLRRIAATDATVLITGESGTGKEMIAQAIHQNSPRRNKRIVAINTRAVSEQLVESELFGHVKGSFTDAVSDREGAFQYANGGTLFLDEVGDMPMSTQIKLLRVLEESQITRVGDNKPIKVNVRLVSATNRPLEEMVEAGTFRNDLYFRLKVVTVELPPLRDRRDDVIPLMDHFRKYFLRRHDKPTAHFTPAVTKRFFAYDWPGNIRQLRNFVETMVVLDTDQSLDVDDLPPELTGEGQEDAGEIVVASGGPSDLIGQPLSQIERWAIEETLKLTGDNREEAAKILGIGARTLYRRLDQYKNDEEA, encoded by the coding sequence ATGTCAAAGAAGACGGACGCCTCCGACGCCGAATCTGACCAGCCATCGATCGACCCGTCCAATCTTCGTTTGTTGGTCGTCGACAACGAAGCCGCACACGCTCGTGCGATGACGGACAGTTTGGAAAAGGTCGGGTACCAATGCGACGTCGCCACCAGCGGTCCGGAAGCGGCCAAGCGGATCGAAAGCGACGTGTACGACATCATCGTGACCGACATGGTGATGAACGATGTCGACGGGATGCAGATCCTTTCGCTCGCGCGGCAAAAACTGCCCGACTGCGAAGTCATCATGGTCACCGGTCATGCCACCGTGCCCGTCGCCGTCGAAGCCATGCAAATCGGGGCGTTCAACTTCCTGGAAAAACCGATCACGCCCAATCGCTTACGTGCGATCGTGGCCAAGGCGGCCGAACAGGTCGGGCTGAAACGTCAAAACACCGAACTGCGGCAGCGTTTGGATGAACGATTTGGTTTCGAAGGCATCATCTATACCAGCAAGAAGATGCAGACGGTCATCGATCGTTTGCGACGCATTGCGGCCACCGATGCCACCGTGTTGATCACCGGCGAAAGCGGGACTGGCAAAGAGATGATCGCCCAGGCGATTCATCAAAACAGCCCCCGCCGGAACAAACGAATCGTCGCCATCAACACTCGCGCGGTCAGCGAACAGTTGGTCGAAAGCGAATTGTTCGGCCACGTCAAAGGTTCCTTCACCGATGCGGTGTCCGATCGCGAAGGCGCTTTCCAGTACGCCAACGGCGGCACACTGTTTCTGGATGAAGTCGGCGATATGCCGATGAGCACGCAGATCAAACTGCTACGTGTGCTCGAAGAAAGTCAGATCACCCGCGTCGGTGACAATAAACCGATCAAGGTCAACGTGCGTCTGGTCAGTGCGACCAATCGACCGCTGGAGGAAATGGTCGAAGCCGGAACGTTCCGCAACGACTTGTATTTTCGATTGAAGGTCGTGACCGTGGAACTGCCCCCGCTTCGCGACCGACGTGATGACGTGATTCCATTGATGGATCACTTTCGTAAATACTTCTTGCGACGCCATGACAAACCCACCGCACATTTCACTCCCGCGGTGACCAAACGTTTCTTTGCCTACGACTGGCCCGGGAACATACGACAATTGCGCAATTTCGTCGAAACCATGGTGGTTTTGGATACCGATCAGTCATTGGATGTTGACGACTTGCCACCGGAACTGACGGGCGAAGGCCAGGAGGATGCCGGCGAAATCGTCGTCGCCTCCGGCGGTCCGAGTGACTTGATCGGCCAACCGCTCAGCCAGATCGAACGTTGGGCGATCGAAGAGACGTTGAAGCTGACCGGCGACAACCGCGAAGAAGCCGCCAAGATTTTGGGCATCGGTGCACGAACGCTGTATCGTCGATTGGACCAATACAAGAACGACGAAGAAGCCTGA
- a CDS encoding aldose epimerase family protein, whose product MKIQQTEFGKTADQQVVSKYVLTNSLGNQVGLMDWGASLLQVVVPDRSGESVNVNCAFDSLSPYLGRHPYFGSTIGRFCNRIEHAKFTIDGVEYPLDKNHGDHQLHGGADNFSHRLWESESFQDGDDLGVRFRLTSPDGDQGFPGKLAVVCEYRWNDQNELSFHYEAQTDKPTHVNLTNHSYWNLSAMHAGKATDHIVQIEADQWLDVDDDLIPTGKLNDVSGTPLDFRQPTAIGKRLAQLPDTNGYDHCYVVRGKAGTLRPAGRVIDPASGRTMDVETTQVGMQLYSANHLPGDDSSAKVGGHEAFCMETQHYPNAPNRPMFPTTLLLPGSTLRETTLHRFGVLSD is encoded by the coding sequence ATGAAAATCCAGCAGACCGAGTTCGGAAAAACCGCTGACCAGCAAGTCGTTTCGAAATACGTTTTGACCAACAGCCTCGGCAACCAGGTCGGGCTGATGGACTGGGGGGCCAGCCTGTTGCAGGTCGTTGTGCCCGACCGCAGCGGCGAATCGGTCAACGTGAATTGTGCCTTCGATTCGCTGTCGCCCTACCTGGGACGCCATCCATATTTCGGCAGCACGATCGGACGTTTTTGCAACCGAATCGAACACGCCAAGTTCACGATCGACGGTGTCGAGTATCCGTTAGACAAAAACCATGGCGATCACCAACTGCACGGCGGGGCTGACAATTTTTCACACCGGCTGTGGGAATCCGAATCGTTCCAGGATGGTGATGACCTTGGCGTGCGATTTCGTTTGACCAGCCCCGACGGCGACCAGGGATTTCCGGGGAAGCTAGCGGTGGTTTGCGAATACCGCTGGAACGATCAAAACGAGTTGTCGTTCCACTACGAAGCCCAAACAGACAAGCCCACGCATGTGAATCTGACCAATCACAGCTATTGGAATCTCAGCGCCATGCACGCCGGTAAAGCGACCGATCACATCGTGCAAATCGAAGCCGACCAATGGCTGGACGTCGACGACGATTTGATTCCCACCGGCAAGCTGAACGACGTCTCCGGCACGCCGCTGGATTTTCGCCAGCCCACCGCGATCGGCAAGCGTTTGGCGCAGTTGCCCGACACCAATGGTTATGACCACTGCTATGTCGTGCGTGGGAAGGCGGGGACTCTGCGACCGGCCGGGCGTGTGATCGACCCAGCCAGTGGGCGAACGATGGACGTCGAAACGACCCAAGTCGGCATGCAACTGTATTCGGCAAACCATTTGCCCGGCGATGACAGTTCAGCCAAAGTCGGCGGCCACGAAGCGTTCTGTATGGAAACCCAGCACTATCCGAACGCGCCCAACCGCCCGATGTTCCCCACGACGCTGCTGCTTCCCGGCAGCACCCTTCGGGAAACGACGCTGCACCGTTTCGGCGTTCTCAGTGACTAG
- a CDS encoding tRNA dihydrouridine synthase → MSPSVQLRPLKIGNVSIGFPVVQAALSGYSDLPMRVIARRHGASYTICEVMLDQFLLALQKRQKTKHFLDIHPSEPPVGGQLMGAEPEQFSAGAAKMVEAGFDIIDVNFGCPVKKVLGRCRGGFHLSQPKVAIEILRRTRDVVPDSIPVTVKMRRGIDDSQQSRDHFFEIMDGAISAGLAAATVHGRTVEQRYIGPSRWEFLTEVKQHVGDRIKILGSGDLFAAEDALRMIDQTGIDGVTVARGAIGNPWIFKQALALAAGKPLPDPPRLHRQASVMRDHFSLCESTYTAERAPLLMRKFCIKYSQCHPNHDVVRLAFARLRSREQFEEVLAEHYAEDLAGRYVPREVHGSQAES, encoded by the coding sequence ATGAGTCCTTCGGTTCAGCTACGTCCACTGAAAATCGGGAACGTGTCGATCGGTTTCCCGGTCGTCCAAGCCGCGTTGTCGGGATACAGCGATCTGCCCATGCGGGTGATCGCACGCCGTCACGGGGCCAGTTACACGATTTGCGAAGTGATGCTGGACCAGTTCCTGCTGGCTCTTCAGAAACGACAAAAAACCAAGCACTTCCTGGACATCCACCCGAGCGAACCGCCGGTGGGTGGCCAACTGATGGGCGCCGAACCAGAGCAGTTTTCGGCTGGGGCGGCCAAGATGGTCGAAGCGGGTTTTGACATCATCGATGTGAATTTTGGCTGTCCGGTCAAGAAGGTCTTGGGACGATGCCGGGGCGGCTTTCATCTGTCGCAGCCCAAGGTCGCGATTGAAATTCTGCGTCGGACCCGCGACGTGGTTCCGGATTCCATCCCGGTGACCGTCAAAATGCGGCGGGGAATCGACGATAGCCAACAATCACGCGACCATTTCTTCGAAATCATGGACGGCGCGATCTCCGCCGGCTTGGCGGCGGCAACCGTTCACGGCCGGACGGTGGAGCAGCGATACATCGGCCCAAGTCGTTGGGAGTTTCTGACCGAAGTGAAACAACACGTCGGAGACCGCATCAAGATCCTGGGCAGTGGCGACTTGTTCGCCGCGGAGGATGCGCTGCGGATGATCGATCAAACCGGAATCGATGGTGTCACCGTGGCGCGGGGGGCCATCGGAAACCCTTGGATCTTTAAACAAGCCCTTGCTTTGGCCGCAGGCAAACCGTTGCCCGATCCGCCCCGATTGCATCGTCAAGCATCGGTGATGCGCGACCATTTTTCATTGTGCGAATCAACGTACACGGCCGAACGAGCACCGTTGTTGATGCGAAAGTTCTGTATCAAGTATTCGCAGTGCCATCCGAATCACGACGTGGTCCGTTTGGCCTTTGCACGTCTGCGATCAAGGGAACAATTCGAAGAAGTCCTGGCGGAGCACTATGCCGAAGACCTTGCCGGTCGATATGTGCCCCGCGAAGTCCATGGCAGCCAAGCGGAAAGCTGA
- a CDS encoding esterase/lipase family protein, with protein MNAAATSQDSSANHPIHRVILVHGLLEPAWALGLIGRFLNRHGLQVEYWHDRLAFRRLDESVDRLASTIASDSGETPKDTALVTHSFGDWVSRAAIAKTSHHRVGALVSLAPVMKAGVLPTLAWCVSRNLMPEIAVIMNAEQAQANLDCDPDLRRLVIWAKPDESLRQCDLGHLSNVTVRQVWATHLTIVLQPNVHRMIGSFLQG; from the coding sequence ATGAATGCAGCGGCGACATCACAGGATTCTTCAGCGAATCATCCAATTCATCGTGTGATCTTGGTTCACGGACTGTTGGAACCGGCTTGGGCCTTGGGGTTGATCGGTCGGTTTCTGAACCGGCATGGGTTACAGGTCGAATACTGGCACGACCGTTTGGCGTTTCGTCGATTGGACGAAAGTGTCGACCGACTGGCATCGACCATCGCTTCGGATTCCGGCGAAACGCCGAAAGACACCGCCTTGGTCACTCACAGTTTCGGCGACTGGGTTTCTCGTGCGGCGATCGCCAAAACTTCACATCATCGTGTCGGGGCGCTCGTGTCATTGGCTCCGGTGATGAAGGCGGGTGTCTTGCCGACGTTGGCCTGGTGCGTCAGCCGAAACTTGATGCCGGAAATTGCCGTCATCATGAATGCCGAACAAGCGCAAGCCAACTTGGACTGTGACCCAGACCTGCGTCGCTTGGTCATCTGGGCCAAGCCCGATGAAAGCCTGCGTCAATGCGATTTAGGCCATTTGTCGAACGTCACCGTTCGCCAAGTTTGGGCAACGCATTTGACGATTGTGTTACAACCGAATGTGCATCGAATGATCGGTTCGTTTCTTCAAGGTTAA
- a CDS encoding PhoH family protein has translation MDQRSRSASVTGQEIKRKLFVLDTNVILHDSQCLRSFQEHDVVIPITVLEELDGFKKGHGDINYQARAFLRVLDELTGDVLNGQGASLGQGYGRIRVVWKQGRHERIKQAFFQDSPDHRIVGTALELSDHEDRPVVLVSKDTNIRMKAKAFGLVAQDYIRDKVESVDKLYTGKRRVEIEEAALDQFYDNGHAVPAETVPVDPPPVPNENLILRSGAKSVLASYDESKKEYHRVDKTRCYGITPRNAEQSFALHALVNTEIRLVTLAGKAGTGKTLLALAAALHRRSEYRQILLARPVVPLSNRDLGFLPGDVHAKLDPYMQPLYDNLAVIRHQFDEKSQEAQRINQMLELEKLVITPLAYIRGRTLQRTFFIVDEAQNLTPHEVKTIITRAGEGTKIIFTGDVNQIDHPYLDALSNGLSYLISRMTGQSIYSHITLEKGERSELADLATALL, from the coding sequence ATGGATCAGCGTAGTAGGAGTGCAAGCGTGACCGGCCAGGAAATCAAGCGAAAGCTGTTTGTACTGGACACCAACGTCATCTTGCACGATTCCCAGTGCCTACGTTCATTCCAGGAACACGATGTGGTCATTCCCATCACGGTTCTGGAAGAATTGGACGGATTCAAGAAAGGCCACGGCGACATCAATTATCAGGCGCGAGCCTTTCTGCGTGTGCTGGATGAATTGACCGGCGATGTTCTGAACGGACAAGGTGCATCCCTGGGACAGGGATACGGTCGGATTCGTGTGGTTTGGAAACAAGGGCGACACGAACGCATCAAGCAAGCGTTCTTTCAAGATTCACCCGATCACCGTATCGTCGGTACGGCGTTGGAATTATCCGATCACGAAGATCGCCCCGTGGTGCTGGTGTCCAAGGACACGAACATCCGAATGAAGGCGAAAGCATTTGGCTTGGTCGCGCAAGACTACATTCGCGACAAGGTCGAAAGCGTCGACAAGCTCTACACCGGCAAACGCCGTGTGGAAATCGAAGAAGCCGCATTGGATCAGTTTTATGACAATGGTCATGCGGTTCCCGCGGAAACGGTTCCCGTTGATCCACCGCCAGTTCCCAACGAGAACTTGATCCTTCGCAGCGGTGCCAAATCCGTTTTGGCATCCTACGACGAATCGAAAAAGGAATATCACCGCGTCGACAAGACGCGGTGCTATGGAATCACGCCCCGCAACGCTGAGCAATCGTTTGCGTTGCACGCGCTGGTGAACACCGAAATCCGATTGGTAACGCTCGCGGGCAAAGCCGGAACCGGAAAGACTCTGTTGGCTTTGGCCGCCGCCCTGCACCGGCGATCCGAATACCGACAGATTTTGTTGGCTCGACCGGTCGTACCACTCAGCAACCGTGATCTGGGATTCTTGCCCGGCGATGTGCACGCCAAGTTGGACCCGTACATGCAACCGCTGTATGACAACCTGGCCGTGATTCGGCATCAGTTCGATGAAAAGTCGCAGGAAGCACAACGCATCAACCAGATGCTGGAGCTTGAAAAGTTGGTGATCACGCCATTGGCGTACATCCGAGGACGCACGCTGCAGCGGACGTTCTTCATCGTCGATGAAGCCCAAAACCTGACGCCACACGAAGTGAAAACGATCATCACCCGCGCCGGCGAAGGGACCAAGATCATCTTCACCGGTGATGTGAACCAGATCGACCATCCGTACCTGGATGCCCTGTCCAACGGGCTGAGCTACCTGATCAGCCGCATGACGGGACAATCGATCTATTCCCACATCACGCTGGAAAAGGGTGAACGATCCGAGCTTGCCGATCTGGCCACGGCGTTGCTGTAG
- a CDS encoding rhomboid family intramembrane serine protease, producing the protein MDRIAKGCHVFQPAEGYEIVAQTRCSATSSEYRLVLGATGIPFELVRQQRTWYLVVHSEDASRALAELGEYQREESATGHTSSPLHAPSSIVRTGSLFGVVIYCLVLMAVAYLTAKHALGHDWYLAGQMSAADVIAGQWYRTVTALTLHVDPGHLGSNLVYGSVFGFMASRILGAGPGWLVVLLGGALGNGINALLRPAEHVSIGASTAVFSALGVILAHAVVSTRQGSETRPLVRWAPVICGLILFGYLGIGDERTDVGAHAAGMVAGFLLALPLLRASDRWLDSRPVTWAALGIGVSLISACWVIALWVAKQVVAIG; encoded by the coding sequence ATGGACCGAATTGCAAAAGGCTGTCACGTGTTCCAACCGGCCGAGGGTTACGAGATCGTCGCGCAAACGCGATGTTCCGCCACCAGTTCCGAGTATCGCTTGGTGTTGGGCGCCACCGGCATTCCGTTCGAATTGGTTCGTCAGCAACGGACGTGGTACTTGGTCGTCCACAGCGAAGACGCGTCACGCGCGCTGGCCGAACTGGGCGAATACCAACGCGAAGAATCGGCCACCGGTCACACGTCGTCGCCATTGCATGCACCGTCCAGCATCGTTCGCACCGGATCGCTTTTCGGTGTCGTGATCTACTGTTTGGTATTGATGGCGGTCGCCTATCTGACTGCCAAGCATGCCCTGGGACATGACTGGTACTTGGCCGGGCAAATGAGTGCCGCCGATGTCATCGCCGGTCAGTGGTATCGAACCGTGACCGCGCTGACCCTTCACGTGGATCCGGGACACCTTGGATCTAATCTGGTTTACGGATCGGTGTTCGGATTCATGGCATCCAGGATTCTGGGCGCCGGTCCGGGTTGGTTGGTCGTCTTGCTGGGCGGTGCTTTGGGCAACGGGATCAATGCCCTGCTGCGACCGGCCGAACACGTTTCGATCGGGGCATCGACGGCGGTGTTTTCGGCCTTGGGGGTAATCTTGGCACACGCGGTCGTTTCGACCCGACAAGGATCGGAAACGCGTCCGCTGGTGCGGTGGGCGCCGGTCATCTGTGGGCTGATTCTGTTCGGATACCTGGGCATCGGCGACGAGCGCACCGATGTGGGCGCGCACGCGGCCGGGATGGTCGCCGGATTTTTGCTCGCTTTGCCGTTGCTGCGAGCGTCCGATCGTTGGCTGGATTCACGTCCGGTGACCTGGGCGGCCCTGGGGATCGGCGTGTCGTTGATCTCCGCTTGTTGGGTGATCGCGCTTTGGGTCGCCAAACAAGTCGTCGCGATCGGCTGA
- a CDS encoding glycoside hydrolase family 140 protein: MKNLVSAACGLVVLFFGTGCVGIAQEQADPNLTRLQVSPSGRWLQYSDGRPFFYLGDTAWELFHRLDRQEADRYLDDRAAKGFTVIQAVVLAERDGLGTANAYGHTPLVDKDPARPDVRPGNNDDYWDHVDYVVGAAAKRGLVIGMLPTWGSHWSSLGGGKSRVFDVDNAREYGRWIAARYSTDPIIWILGGDRNIYNDQDRQIVESMAQGLREGDQGHHLITFHPRGPGRSSDYFHNASWLDFNMVQSSHAARDHDNGRFIRHDYELRPVKPTLDGEPRYERIPVGFYLKGMNPDDRFDDNDVRQAAWWAMMSGACGHTYGNNSVWQMWSTDVSPAIHADVPWHQALDDPGAAQMGWVRKLFEQYDYQTLRPDREFIVDAPKHGGAHVRGMRSDDGALAMVYSPQGEPFMIDVSLMRQPRTRASWYDPRTGQSQALHTMDSVAFQTFTPPSRGRGNDWVLVLESVK; encoded by the coding sequence ATGAAAAATTTGGTGTCGGCGGCATGTGGGTTGGTTGTCCTCTTTTTCGGGACAGGTTGCGTCGGCATCGCTCAGGAGCAGGCCGATCCGAATCTCACCCGACTGCAAGTCTCGCCTTCGGGGCGTTGGTTGCAGTACAGCGACGGTCGACCATTCTTCTATCTGGGCGATACTGCTTGGGAGTTGTTTCACCGTTTGGATCGCCAGGAAGCGGATCGATATTTGGACGACCGGGCGGCGAAGGGCTTCACGGTGATTCAAGCGGTCGTCTTGGCCGAACGCGACGGTTTGGGGACGGCCAACGCGTATGGCCATACACCGTTGGTGGACAAGGATCCCGCGCGTCCCGATGTCCGCCCCGGAAACAACGATGATTACTGGGACCATGTCGACTATGTAGTCGGGGCCGCCGCGAAACGAGGTCTCGTGATCGGCATGTTGCCGACTTGGGGCAGTCATTGGTCCAGTCTAGGCGGTGGAAAGTCACGCGTTTTTGATGTGGACAATGCCAGGGAATATGGTCGTTGGATCGCCGCTCGCTATTCCACCGATCCCATCATTTGGATCTTGGGAGGTGACCGTAATATTTACAACGATCAAGACCGCCAGATCGTCGAATCGATGGCCCAAGGTTTGCGTGAAGGTGACCAAGGACATCACCTGATCACGTTCCATCCGCGTGGGCCAGGAAGATCATCGGACTATTTTCACAACGCGTCTTGGTTGGATTTCAACATGGTCCAGTCCTCTCATGCGGCCAGAGATCATGACAATGGTCGCTTCATCCGGCATGACTATGAACTTCGTCCGGTCAAACCGACGCTTGATGGCGAGCCACGCTATGAGCGCATCCCGGTGGGTTTCTACCTGAAGGGGATGAATCCGGACGACCGGTTCGACGACAACGATGTCCGTCAAGCGGCTTGGTGGGCCATGATGTCCGGCGCATGTGGTCACACTTATGGGAACAACAGTGTTTGGCAGATGTGGTCGACGGACGTCTCGCCGGCCATCCATGCCGACGTGCCTTGGCATCAAGCCCTGGACGATCCCGGTGCAGCCCAAATGGGATGGGTCAGGAAACTATTTGAACAATACGACTATCAGACGCTGCGTCCCGATCGCGAATTCATTGTTGATGCGCCGAAGCATGGAGGTGCTCACGTGCGCGGAATGCGATCCGACGATGGTGCACTGGCGATGGTCTATTCACCACAAGGCGAACCGTTCATGATCGATGTATCGCTGATGCGGCAACCAAGGACGCGTGCATCTTGGTACGATCCGCGGACCGGCCAATCCCAAGCTTTGCATACGATGGATAGCGTTGCATTTCAAACGTTCACTCCGCCCAGCCGTGGCCGCGGCAACGATTGGGTTCTGGTGCTGGAAAGCGTCAAATGA
- a CDS encoding 3-keto-disaccharide hydrolase, with product MRRSTALLLICLAASLVASGSATAQQDSPPQKEAFLTPPADSPDYRLLGEFVGSVTDPSGDDQTLGLQVRPVGNRDFDGLLFSGGLPGQDGHDPDGTRVEGLRSGDLMILTGTDKVFVLDADQCRVMSVDGQVLGQLRRIKRASPSLSAKPPADAVVLFDGTGTDQFKPGAMDDDGFLKVGADMLPLFQDFDLHLEFKLPYMPKSDSQARGNSGIYIHSRYECQVLDSFAQPRLFNGCGAIYRFKAPDLNMCLPPLVWQTYDIRFTAARWNADGSKRRNARISSWLNGVKVQDNVEVVDKTGHGQPEGPTLLPTKFQNHSDPVLYRNIWIIDRGLAVGDDFPPVAQPKESKQTKASPEKKQAADKQDDSKPSAEDEPAKTPASDSDPQPSESQASQAKSSESKPASTQPAGDDSDDSGQAN from the coding sequence ATGCGTCGTTCAACCGCTCTGTTGCTGATCTGTCTCGCAGCTTCACTGGTCGCATCCGGTTCCGCGACCGCTCAACAGGATTCGCCCCCGCAGAAGGAAGCCTTTCTGACTCCACCGGCTGATTCGCCCGACTATCGACTGTTGGGCGAATTTGTCGGCTCGGTCACGGATCCGTCGGGCGACGACCAGACACTGGGGCTGCAGGTCCGGCCGGTGGGAAATCGAGACTTCGATGGGCTGCTGTTCTCCGGCGGTTTGCCCGGCCAAGACGGTCACGATCCCGACGGGACTCGGGTCGAAGGCTTGCGCTCGGGCGACCTGATGATCTTGACCGGGACCGACAAGGTCTTTGTGCTCGACGCCGATCAGTGCCGCGTCATGTCGGTCGACGGCCAAGTCCTCGGACAACTCCGGCGGATCAAACGCGCCAGCCCCTCCCTTTCGGCCAAGCCGCCGGCCGACGCGGTGGTCCTGTTCGACGGGACCGGCACCGACCAGTTCAAGCCTGGGGCGATGGACGACGACGGGTTCCTGAAAGTCGGCGCGGACATGCTGCCGCTGTTCCAGGACTTTGATTTGCACTTGGAATTCAAACTGCCGTACATGCCCAAAAGCGATTCCCAGGCTCGTGGCAACAGCGGTATCTACATTCACAGCCGTTACGAATGCCAGGTGTTGGATTCCTTCGCCCAGCCACGGTTGTTCAACGGTTGCGGCGCGATCTATCGGTTCAAAGCTCCTGATCTGAACATGTGCCTGCCGCCACTGGTTTGGCAAACGTACGACATACGGTTTACCGCTGCACGTTGGAATGCCGACGGTTCCAAGCGTCGCAACGCAAGGATCAGTTCCTGGTTGAACGGTGTCAAAGTCCAAGACAATGTGGAAGTTGTCGACAAGACCGGACATGGACAGCCCGAGGGACCGACATTGTTGCCGACGAAGTTCCAGAACCACTCGGATCCAGTGCTGTATCGCAACATTTGGATCATCGATCGCGGGCTGGCCGTCGGCGACGATTTCCCGCCCGTTGCGCAACCAAAGGAGTCCAAGCAAACCAAGGCATCACCGGAAAAGAAACAGGCGGCAGACAAACAGGATGATTCCAAGCCGTCCGCCGAAGACGAACCGGCCAAGACGCCGGCGTCCGATTCGGATCCCCAGCCCTCGGAATCCCAGGCCTCGCAGGCTAAATCCTCGGAGTCCAAACCTGCAAGTACTCAGCCAGCCGGTGACGACTCGGACGATTCAGGTCAAGCCAACTAA
- a CDS encoding GGDEF domain-containing protein produces the protein MPQKSPQRDPFAIAKEALRLVGEFSTPPTPEIYEVWYRYIEGADDAMLEHLDHAVNDAKSVSVDLLASLHQQFCVEGQETGASIGDALAAELSKLQTIVLKQKDAGSEFGDSIQQASDILKTEDQNRDRLIACVANLADGTVKMQRQLDDMAGKLDEAQRQVCHLQTDLEASQRGMMTDHLTGVGNRRFFDSLIKKTVQTFDPDAGEIYLVLLDMDRFKQINDTHGHEGGDQVIRFVASELVSCRSDSSVARLGGDEFAVFVRTSNRDEILRYTEQIREHLGSQQLQLRNSGQVISGIRFSLGVSRLRSSDDEVTWYTRADKLLYQAKDLGRNRAVVEKIAAAV, from the coding sequence GTGCCGCAAAAATCGCCACAAAGAGATCCATTTGCGATCGCAAAGGAAGCTTTGCGTTTGGTGGGTGAATTCAGCACACCGCCGACGCCGGAGATCTATGAGGTCTGGTACCGCTATATCGAAGGTGCCGACGACGCGATGTTGGAACATTTAGATCATGCGGTCAACGACGCAAAGTCCGTCAGCGTTGATCTGCTGGCATCGTTGCATCAACAATTTTGTGTCGAAGGGCAGGAAACGGGTGCCAGTATCGGAGATGCGTTGGCTGCCGAATTGTCCAAGCTGCAAACCATCGTATTGAAGCAAAAGGACGCGGGATCCGAATTTGGTGATTCCATTCAGCAAGCCAGCGATATTTTGAAGACCGAAGACCAGAATCGCGACCGACTGATCGCGTGTGTGGCAAACCTTGCCGATGGCACGGTCAAAATGCAGCGACAGCTTGACGACATGGCCGGAAAGCTGGACGAAGCGCAACGACAAGTCTGTCATTTGCAAACCGACTTGGAAGCCTCGCAGCGCGGCATGATGACCGACCATCTGACCGGTGTTGGTAATCGACGTTTCTTCGATTCCCTGATCAAAAAGACGGTCCAGACGTTTGACCCGGATGCAGGCGAGATCTACTTAGTCCTCTTGGACATGGATCGCTTCAAGCAGATCAATGACACGCACGGGCACGAGGGCGGCGATCAAGTCATACGATTCGTTGCATCGGAGCTTGTCAGTTGCCGCAGTGATTCGTCGGTCGCACGCCTCGGCGGTGATGAGTTTGCGGTGTTCGTACGCACCAGCAACCGTGACGAAATCTTGCGTTACACCGAACAGATCCGCGAGCACTTGGGAAGCCAACAGTTGCAGCTTCGCAACAGCGGTCAAGTGATTTCGGGGATCCGGTTTTCACTGGGCGTTTCACGACTGCGGTCCAGCGACGATGAGGTGACCTGGTACACCCGCGCCGACAAATTGTTGTATCAAGCCAAGGATTTGGGACGGAACCGCGCCGTGGTGGAAAAGATCGCTGCGGCGGTCTGA